Genomic DNA from Eptesicus fuscus isolate TK198812 chromosome 18, DD_ASM_mEF_20220401, whole genome shotgun sequence:
GCGATTTCCGTTTACTAGTCGagttttgttttgacttttaggACTGGATTTTAAAATGCGTAACTAGCTCTTTAAGCCCCAAATGTGGTGCATCCTGACGGGTCACGAGctcggggaccccccccccccccccatcagcctccCTCACGTGGACACGGAACAGGAACCGTTTACGTTTGGGAGCTGAGCTCCCTTCCTGCACACGCCGTGGGCCCCGCCCTGGGACGATCGTCACCCTCCCCCAGGAGTGACACCCCCACAGGACGCACCGTCCAAGTGAAAACTGGCAACACAACCCTCAAAACGCAAGTCCCCTGACAAAGCGGAGAAGAGCGGGAACAGACGAAAAACGCAGCCTCCTAAGTAACAAACCCGGTTTGCAAAGCGCAGCAGCTGTAAGCGTTCACACGCAGAGGGGAGCGCACAGGAGCCTGTCGGCGTGTCTGGACGTCCTGAAATGCTGAGAGCGATGGCCAGACACACAGACACGCGAGCTTTAGCTACAGGTCAACTTGCAGACTTGGCGGTCCCGTCTCACCGGTCCTGTCTCACCTCCCAGTCCCGAGCCCTCCTCTTAGGCACGAGCAAGTCGCCGTTCTTTGCAGGGACCACGCCTGGCACCGAGCCGCAGGAGCAGCTGAACTGTCCCTCCGCACAGAACCACCCCCCCAGGGCGTGTGAGCGTCTCAGAGGACAGAACTGAGAGGCGAGCTGCTGCTCACGATGTGGCGGGAGAGACGGGCAGGCTCTGCGCCCACGCAGCGCTGTGCGGGACGGAGGCGAGGCCGGCAGGCGTGAACCAGAACCGCTGCTCGTTAGGACTTACTGCGGCCGCACTCTGAGCGTGCAACATGCGTGGAGATGTGCCGTTCATGTGAGTGCTGAACACACGTGGATACATCGTCCACATGAGTGTTCGACATACGTGGAGATGCGCCGTCCACATGAACTGAACACACGTGGAGATGCACCCTCCACATGAGCTGAGCACACATGGAAATGTGCCGTCCACATGAGTTCTGAACACACGTGGAGATGCACCCTCCACATGAGCTGAGCACACATGGAAATGTGCTGTCCACATGAGTTCTGAACACACGTGGAGATGCACCCTCCACATGAGCTGAGCACACATGGAAATGTGCCGTCCACATGAGTTCTGAACACACGTGGAGATGCGCCATCCACGAGCGCTGCTGCACCACAGAAAGCAATCGCACACGAGGTCATAGAAGCAGGCGGGCGCAGCCCCGCCACGGAGGGGCCGGTGAGCCAGCAGCAGCATGTCCCTGTATGACGTGGAGGTCACCACCCTACAAAACGGGTTCGTTTTACGTTTCTGCGCCTCCATCTGTCTCTCAGAAGCGGGGAACAGCCTCAGGCCCTCAGTGCTGGTGAGATGGGTCACTCAGAGGTTAGAGAAAGCAGGCAGGCCTGGGGCCGTCACCACAACCGAGATGCCTAAAGGCAGCGGTGATGGTGCCGAGCCTCCCATCAGGACGAGAACTAGCACCTCCTCGCGTGAGCGTCTGTGCTGAACGCGGACTCCGTGGCGGACAGTCAGGCCGCTGCACTGACACATGACTGAGACAGAAGAACCAAGTCTGAGATCTCCACACGTTTTATTATATTGGCCGGAATGCTCTAAATTCATGAAAGCTTTTGAGAAAATCTTCAGTTCCCAACCCCTTAAAAAAGTGTGTTGAACcagcaaaaaaggaaaacagggaAGTAATGATCCGGACAGATACAAacagccccgccccaggcccgccCTGCGAGGAGGCCCGAGGCAGAGTGGAAGCCCACACGGAAGGTCTCACCGCGAACAGAAGCCGGGGCGTGGGCCGGTGCCTCGCTCAGCCCCCCAGGCCGTTTCAATTCCGAGGTGCAGTCACACATTTCACATGCATCGTGGGACGTGTAGACGTTATGTTTACCCCCACATGGGTCAGGCTACAGGTTTTCTAAGTACTGTGTGTGGCACTAGAAACTTCATGCTGTATCAAGTCAGTATCAGGTTAAGCTACTAGACTATAATATAATAGACGTTTACCGAAAACCAATATAAAATCTGGCCCAGAAAGACCAGAACAGAAATATGCAATTTTCTTGATTTAAGATGGtcaaaagtatgtttttaaaaagccccacacacggtgtgtgtgcaggaagctttCTGTGCCGACGGCACGTGACCTCTGGCTGACGCTCGGGGAGGTTGGGACACAGCTCCGCAGTGCACATGAGAAATGAACTCTGACAGGCAGTTTCTTGGGTTCAGGAAGGACCGGATTCCGGGAAGAACTTCAGAGGGACGGACAGCAATTCTAGGGTCAGAGCCAGGAGGACCGGAAGACTGGGGCCGCTTCTCAGCTTCTTCTAGACTTTGAATGTTGAATAAGCCACTGAAGTGTGATATCTAAAGAGGGAGGGGACAAAGGCGTTAAGACACTGGAGTGAAGAAACTAAACACCAGAGAGAGTATCTAAAACGCAGCCAACTCCCAGCACACACTGGGCCGCCTGCCACCAGAAACGTGTGGCTCTCTGAGCGGCTGTAAGTGATAGGAagcggctgaggcagaggcagaggcagagggcggggtgggggccctcACTGATAAAGCTaggttctccccctccccctttggcATTGGGCTGGTTAATGCTTTgccgggaggaaggaaggagatgatTCTGCTGGGCACGGTAGAGTATTTTGCAACATCCATGACCTTTACCACTAAATGCATTACGCCTGCCCCCTCGGTTGTGACAACCAATAATGTCGCCCAGCACTGCCACATGTCCCCCGGGGAGCAACACCGGCCTCGGCTGAGAACCACAGGGCTAAAGGGAGCCAGACAGCCTTGAGTGCCATTCTAGGCACCAAGAAATGTGGAATTTACTCCCAAGTCTACAGCAAGGTGTGGGAGCATTGTAAGCAGGGAAAGCAACAGCGTATTTAGTAAGATCAACACGAGCAGCCGGAGGACGCCGTGAGGGCTGCCAGCACAGAGCTGTCCACGGGGACAGGAGAGCTCGAGGCCGGCAGCAAGGccggctgaggggatggaggAGCCAAAGGAGAAGCCTGGGAGCCCTGacgggctgcctcccgcacgccccctgctggactTCGGGCATCCGGCCTCCTGACCTTGAAAGAACAAACTGTTTCCAGCCGCCCAGGGTGTGGTGCTGGCTGTGGCGGGCCTAGGCCATCAGGACAGACTCGAAGTAGGGACAGGGTATCTGGGGTCACCCGCCAACAGGGGTAACACAGGCAGTCATATGCTGGTCCCATCGATGAAAACAATGTTTAGGGCCCTTCGTGAAGTCTTATTCCAGAATGCCATTGTGTTCTAGAGCACAGCTGGGTGCGAGGTCTGCGCAAGTTACCCCAAGTGGACCCCATTGCTTAACCCCAGTGCGGCTGCAGCCGCTGCCTTCACAGCGCAGCCGGACTCGGGACACCGGCCGCCACGGCGCCGGCGCCCACTCCCTTCCTGAGCcacagccgcagccgcagccgcagccgcagggcTCTGTACAGGAGCCACTGACACAGAAGGGGACAATGAACAGAAATGCCATTAGATGCCCCTTCCGGGGTAGCCCTTCCTTCCAGAACACCCGCCGCTTCTTACCTATATTATCCTTTTCTTTGCAAGAAATTGAATAGCAGCAAATCTCTCTGTCCTGAATAGCCGACAGGTTCCTGGAAGAAGCAGAATGAAGAGTAAGCCTGCCCTCAGAGCAGCCTCAGCCCCATCACTGCTCAGTTCTCCTTGTTTATCACTGAGCGGAAGGATCACTACTGAAATGCCAGGGCTCACTCCTCTGTAGCCAGGTCTCCCTGGCCACGGCTAGCCCGCCGCTGAGTGGAGCCGGGCGAACGGCACGGGACAGCTCAGAACCATCACCCCACCGCCCCCCTCACGCGCAAGACATACATCTTCTCGATGAGCTGTTTCTCGTCCAAGGCGTTGGGAAGATCTCTCTTGTTCCCAAGGACGAGCACCTGTAAAAGACAAGACATTGAGAGTGAACGTAACACGAGGAAACGCCACAGAAGCCGTCAGACTCGTTGGTGCTGAATGAGatgggacccccgcccccccccccgctcccaccGTAATCGTAAAGCACCTGTGTAACTGCGGGCCTCGCTCACTCGTTTCATCACTCACATCAGCATTATTCTTACTCCCACCACGGAGATGCCTTTATCCAGCATGTGGCTGCCAACTTCTACTTAAACTGAGTGTACGTGTGCAttctgctatttctttttttttttttaaatatattttgattttttacagagaggaagagagagggatagagagctagaaatgtcgataagaaacatcgaccagctgcctcctgcacaccccccatcggggatgtgcccgcaaccaaggtacatgcccttgaccggaatcaaacctgggacccttcagtccgcaggccgacgctctatccactgagccaaaccggtttcggcaacattcTGCTATTTCTTAACAAGTCTTTGCCAAAATGTGATCTTAACAACCAGGGGCGGAGAAACAATTTCTAACCATTTTTTATCTGTAAGCTATTAATTATGTGAACGTGTACGTAAGCTTTTAAAATTCAGGACCCAGCCTATAGAATAGCTCGTGTAGATACGCTGAGACAACGGTCAGTCTGGGGGCGGGGTGAGGCCGCTGAGGCCGCTCCGGGAATAAAGCCCCTGGCTGCCAGGTGTGCTCTGAAAAGAGGGAAAGCAGACACAGgctttccacctccccctccctccctctcttccccccccctccctcccccgtcccaGGCCTACCCTTCCCGCCTCACCGAAGCAAAGGGCACGGGCACACAGACACACTCGGGGCCGTCCACACTCTGAGTCAGTGTTTCCCAAGAGCTGAAGCTCTGGCACGTGCTAACGAGGGCGCTCCATGTCCACCTTGCCACGCCCACTCCTCTCACTCACAGCCACCCCGTGGACTCTACCCGCGTCCCCCGGAGGTCTATTCTTATTCACCCAAAGGCCGAGGCAGAGTGGGCCCTGGGAGCTCCCAAGGGGTGTGACACCGCGGGGCCGGGGAGCCCAGCCAAACCCCAGTGCGCTTGGCCAGCCGCCTTCCCTCCCCGGCTCTCAGCCCTCCTCACGCCCACCGAGCCCTCCGGGTTCCCACGCTGGACCTGCCCGAGTTTCTAAAGCTGCGTCCGGGCTCTGTGATCAGCTGTCGGTGAGGGGGTTGGCTGGGTCTTCGCCCCCTTCCTACATTTAGGAGCTCTCCCACCTTTTGAACCTCCCCCCCCAATAAAGCTGCTGCTTCTGTAGGCTTCCTTCCCAGCATTCCTCTCAGCTAGAGCAGGGACCCAAGGCCAAGGGCAGCCCAGACCCTGATCACAGAGCCAGAGGCGGAAAGCAGGGCGGGGCGGCCTGGCTGCGGGAAGGGTGGCCTGCTCCGGGTGAGTGGGAGCCCGCCGGGCCGAGGGAAGACGGCTTTCCTCAGGCGCGTATACCCGGCTTTCCTCGGGCGTGTACACCCGGCTTTCCTCGGGCACGTACACCCGGCTTTCCTCGGGCGCGTACACCCGGCTTTCCTCGGGCGTGTACACCCGGCTTTCCTCGGGCACGTACACCCGGCTTTCCTCGGGCGCGTACACCCGGCTTTATTCGGGCGTGTACACCCGGCTTTCCTCGGGCGTGTACACCCGGCTTTATTCGGGCGCGTATACCCGGCTTTCCTCGGGCGCGTACACCCGGCTTTATTCGGGCGCGTACACCTGGCTTTATTCGGGCGTGTACACCCGGCTTTATTCGGGCGTGTACACCTGGCTTTATTCGGGCGTGTACACCCGGCTTTCCTCGGGCGTGTACACCTGGCTTTCCTCGGGCGTGTACACCCGGCTTTATTCGGGCGTGTACACCCGGCTTTATTCGGGCGTGTACACCTGGCTTTATTCGGGCGTGTACACCCGGCTTTCCTCGGGCGTGTACACCTGGCTTTCCTCGGGCGTGTACACCCGGCTTTATTCGGGCGTGTACACCTGGCTTTCCTCGGGCGTGTACACCCGGCTTTATTCGGGCGTGTACACCTGGCTTTATTCGGGCGTGTACACCTGGCTTTATTCGGGCGTGTACACCTGGCTTTCCTCGGGCGTGTACACCTGGCTTTTACTGCGGAAGGAAAAGAGCAGCTTCGAAGTCTGACAGACACGGACGTAAAACCTGGCGTGCGACATGCCCGCGGCCAGGTGCCCGAGTGCTAACCGCCGCGTTTAAGGAGGGTCCCGCCGCGCGCAGTGTTGTGAGGGTAACGTGGGGGCTACATCTCGTGTCTGACACCCACGGACTCGCATGAGGCTGCAGCTGGTCCTCTGCCAACATCCCCTCGTTGACCCGAGGGCACCACCTCCACCTGACGCCGCGGCCAGGACGCAGGGATGCTCCCACGCCTGCCTCTAGTCCCTGGCGTTGGGGGCTGTTCCCACGCCACCGCCCTCTCTGCACAGTCACCTGCCGGGACAGCCGCCACCGCTCCCCATGCTGCGCCTAcgctccctcctccacctcactCCGTTCTTACGCTGAAGTCAGGACTTAGACAACAGCCTGACCATTCCAGGGCTGGGCGGCTCCGGCTCCCGGGGCTTTAATAAACgaccaggagggagaggagaaacggCGCAGCGCCCGGGACATGGCAGGCACTTGAAAACAGACGGCCCGGCGCTGACGTCAGCCAGCATGAACATTAGCGTGTGAATGGCGAGGGGTGAGAGCGAGCACCGCATACTCACTGGAATTCCCTGCAGCTGTGGCTTATCTAGAAGGTTATGGAGTTCGTTGCGGGAGGCTTCTATCTTCTCGCGATCTGCAGCATCTATCATGTAACTGAAACACACATGATTTCAATGTGCCACATTCTGTGATGGTCACAATtaatattacagatgttcacTGTTAACATTTACACCACTGAAGCTGCTCATCAAATAAAGCTctagagggagggggtggggagagatgggaaaggatatggggaaaaaataaaaccctaGATAAAAAGCTCAGCACcccaaaatacttttaaatagaCCGTCTTAGGAATTAATACATGATAGTAACAGAACTATATTCCTTAGCATAGAGAAgcataaacaaaaacataaataagacTCTCATTCTATGATCAGGTATTTTAAAGTCTCAAGTTAATGAGTTACACTACGAGACTTCTAAGAACGACTATTACTACTGAAAATGAAAACAGAGGCTTTGGAAGGATTAAAAACATCACTTTTCCTTGAAACCTAAATTGActtgtccccccttccccccattgacccctcaccctgctcccgccccctAAATTGGCTTTTAGAAGGGCTTACACGATGGCATTGACCCCTCTGCAGTACCGCTCCCACATGCTCCGGAACCGAGGCTGCCCGCCTATGTCCCAGATCTGCAAGCAAGACAGACACTCTCAACACGGACATTTCAGATCACGCGTGCGCGGGAGGAGGAAGACCAGGCGGACGGGCTCTTTCCACAACGAGCCACATCCCTCTGAGAAACCTGAGCTCAAGCCAGCTCTGAATCGGAAGTTTCTGGGGCCCCTTCTAAACTCGAAGCTCACATTTAAAATGTCACACGAAACCTAACAAGTTCTGCTGAGCAAAGATTTAGTTTTTTTGCAATGCGTGTTTTGCCTGTTTACCAATGAAGTTCCAATATTGAAAATACAGCAGTCCTCCCATTCTGCAGGGAGTATGTTCcgagacccccagtggatgcctgaaaccacggaCAGTATCGAACTCTTTACTCGTTTTTCCTCTATGTACGTGCCTATGATGAGTGCAACTTATACTTTAGGCACAGTCAGATGAACAACAATAAGTGATAATAAAACAGAACAACTGTGACAATGATCAGTGCCTAAAGGGCAGGTAGCATATACAGTGTGGATATGCCAGACAAAGGAACGATTCGTGCCCGCGTGGGACAGAGTGGGGTGGCACAAATTGAAGCttctgaattgtttatttctggaatttcccattAATACTGTCAGACAGTGGTTGGCCGTGGGTAGCTGAAACAGCAGATAAGGGACTACTGTGTATACCTTTGACATAACACTTAGAATCTCCAGGATCACGCACCATCCAGATTTGAATGCCAAGACAGAAAACGGTTCATTCAGAATCTATTAACGTTTAACTGTCTGACTGGATATATACATTAATGCCTAATCGTTTTTAATAATTCTGTAAACAACACAGGCAACATTTCCTACCTAGTTTTTCTTACATACGTTAATTTCACCATAAGAAAGCCCTACCCCCAATAATGCCGTTATTAGGCCTCCTATTCCAGACGATGGGCGACACAGGGGCCCAAGTCATGGTATTTACCCTCAAAAGGTTCCCGCTGAGCGGCAGGCCCTGGCAACACGCATGGGAGCATCTGCATGAGCAGCGAGGAGCTGCATCGGATGAGCTCCATAGGAGCGGAGTGACCAGCTGCTGGGGGCCCACGGACTGGGGAAATGGCCACAAGGGCCAGGCCCTAGGAGCAAACTCCCATGAGCCACTGAGCCTACCAAACCAACACCCACACTGAAACAGGGCCGCTCCCAGACAGCCCACAGTCAGGATTCAAGCTTctactaaaaacaaaattatgttaAATTAGTCAACCTTCCCCTTGTTATAGTTTCAATTTTAAGGCTTAGAAGTAAAGACAGGGAAAACTGGTTACCGTATTTGCTGCcccaaatatattaaattacTCATTTTCTACACACAACTGTCAGGAAAGAACCGGCCCCATGTTCCACACGCTCTGAAGAGGGTTCATCCCAGGACCACCCACCGACAGTGGCTCTGCCAGCGCCCAGCGCTCTGCGGGCTCCTGCAGCTCTGAGGACGAGAGCGAGGACACTCCCACGCCCAGGGCACAGGCCGCTGTCAGCTCGGAACTGCTAACACTCCCGCAAAGAGCCAGCCAACAGGAGcccccgctgcacctgctggtGACCCGGACGGAGGGGCGGGTGACGTACCTTGATGGTGACGTTGCCTTTGGTCACCTTCCTCATGTTGAAGCCCACGGTGGGGATCATGTCCTCGCTGAACTGCCCTGACTGAGGAAGAGAAGACGTGGTTAGAACGGCCATCCGCCTCGCAGCCCGGCTCTGCGCCCCCGGGAGGAGCTCGCTTCCGGGGGACCACGGCCTCACGgccctcattctttctctctttatttatttataaatatattgtgACCGactgcagagaggagggagagggagagagaaacatcactgatgagagagcatcatggaccggctgcctcctgcacgcctcccactgggatggagcccgcaatctgggcctgtgccctgaccgggaatggaaccgtgacctcctggttcataggtcgatgcgcaacccctgagccacgccagccgggctaccAGTACTCCTTTTCCTAGTTGGTAGCATGATGGTGCCTTACAGTCTCTAATATGTGGAATTTCCGGTAATAATATTGCTCTTATATTCCAGAGACATTAGTAAGAAGAGTAacaacttttttaatttttattttttcgcTGTGAAGCGCTTACAACTGAAGGCAAGCGGATGCCAGGTCTCGGGGAGCGCTGCTGGGCAGCAGGGTATCCCATGCCTTCACGGGATCTATCCCCACAAACCGCCagtgctgggggggcgggggggggggcgcgctggAGTCACAGTGACAAGTTGAACCCGGGCAATCCGTATCACATCGCCGAGGCTCAGAGGGACAGCCCTGCCTCAGAGTGACACCACATGTGCCTGATGCAGTGTGCCAGCGGAGAACGCAGGAACGGACCCTCGTCCGGAGAAAACGCCAGACAAACCCCAAAAGAGGAACGCTCTACCGAAAAGCAGCGAAACCAGATGAAGGGCACCATGGCCGACACCAGGACCAGACGCAATGACCAGTGACCAGCGCCGACCAGGGTTTTTATCCTCAACACCCCCGGAAGCTCCGCTCACCTGTGACCGGGTGTGGGCACTCCCTCCAGTGACGGCCCTCCTCCCTTTCTGTGCGGGAGGgaactcctccctctctgtgtgggaactcctccctctctgcagaactcctccctctctgtgcgggaactcctccctctctctgcgggaactcctccctctctgtgcGGGAACTCCTCCCTGTCTCTGCGggaactcctccctctctctgcgggaactcctccctctctgcagaactcctccctctctctgcgggaactcctccctctctgtgcgggaactcctccctctctctgcgggaactcctccctctctctgcgggaactcctccctctctctgcgggaactcctccctctctctgcgggatctcctccctctctctgcgggatctcctccctctctgtgcgggaactcctccctctctctgtgcgggaactcctccctctctgcagaactcctccctctctgtgcgggaactcctccctctctctgcgggatctcctccctctctctgcgggaactcctccctctctgtgcgggaactcctccctctctctgcgggaactcctccctctctctgcgggatctcctccctctctctgcgggaactcctccctctctgtgcgggaactcctccctctctctgtgcgggaactcctccctctctgcagaactcctccctctctgtgcgggaactcctccctctctgtgcgggaactcctccctctctgcagaactcctccctctctgtgcgggaactcctccctctctgtgcgggaactcctccctctctctgcggGATCTCCCCCCTCTCTGTGCAGGAACTCCTCCCTGTCTCTGCGGAACTCTTCCCTGTCTCTGCGggaactcctccctctctctgcgggaactcctccctctctctgtgggaactcctccctctctgtgcGGGAACTCCTCCCTGTCTCTGCGGAACTCTTCCCTGTCTCTGCGggaactcctccctctctctgcgggaactcctccctctctctgtgggaactcctccctctctctgcggGATCTCCCCCCTCTCTGTGCAGGAACTCCTCCCTGTCTCTGCGGGAGGGAACTCCCCCCTCTCTGTGCAGGAACTCCTCCCTGTCTCTGCGGGAGGGAACTCCCCCCTCTCTGTGCGggaactcctccctctctctgcggGAGGGAACTCCCCCCTCTCTGTGCAggaactcctccctctctctgcggGAACTCCCGCCCTCCTCGCTGGGCTCTGATGTGCACAAGCCAGCGGACCCCTCTGGTCGGCATCAGCTGCAGGAGCGTTTCAAGGATCACATGATGCCCGTTTTCTCCTAATTCAGAACACTCTGAACACTCGCTCCTGAAGTAATTCCCCAAAGAAAGGGACTTGTTCTCCAGCTTTATGTGCAAACCCGGACTTACTTGCAACTACAGACAAAATCCCTTCCCACCGACACCAGTTTAAAAGCCAACGTCAAGACTCATTTGGGCAGTTACCGATTATTAATCAGAGTTAAATAAGTCTCTCTAATTCGCCGGGTTTGCTGGTTTGGGAGGAAGTACTGAGGGGTCAGTACTCACCGCACAGAACCAAGTGGCACGGCAACGTTCAATGTCAGggctgcccctcctcccgccccatcCCGCACAGCTGCTGCTGCGCAGGGCCCGATCCATCTCCATCGCCCGCGCTCGCCACTCCCTTCCTCGGCTTCGCCTCCTTCTTTGAGTCTCAAAGCTCCTGCGGAGAGCAGTTTCTGCTCCCAGGCAGCTGGCCTTCAGCAGACACGGCATCCTTTCACCCCCAGGAGACCCACTCCAGCCCCAGACGCAACGTTAACTCCTCACGGCTGAGCTGCACGGGgcctaccaggcctgcaggcaccGCCCATGCCCTCGGCGGCTCTTGATCAACCTCCATCCGGGAAGGACCCTCCTGACCCCTCAGGGTCCAGGGCGGAAGCAGTCTCCAGGCTGACTGTACCATTGCTAGggtttttggttttgtctttttgttgctGTGAAGTTTACAGTCATCTGGCAGGCAACCAGGCTTATCTTGGCAGGACTGGGGGTGCCAAGTTTTACTCTCAAGCTGACTGCTGTAGGCTTTATTCACACCGTCAGGATATACAACACCCAAGCAGCAGCAACATGGACTTGAACCCAGTTCCTTCTGGGTGACATGAACACGGAGTGCAAGGCTCCAGTTTTCTGTGACATCAGGCTATGAACACGGAATATAACAGATGAAAATCCGCTAGGTTAGGACGTTTTATAAAGCAAAGGGCACAGGGAGTCTCTACCTACTAATTAAGAGCCTGCTGTCATTCTACTTCAACTCATTTGTCGCGGCTCAATGACCCTCACTGCCTGCGACACCAAGAGAGCCGCTCTGCAGCAACCTCCTCTCCAAAGACCACTCCTGAGGACTAAAATGGTCTCAAACCCACAATTCCAACGAGGGCCTAACACTCTCCCTCCTGCGAACCCCGTTCCTGAAGGGATCCCTTCCCAGCCGCCCCCAGTGCTGCCAGGAGCCCCACTAACCCCAGATCCAGACACGCCGAAGGGAAGCGCAGCTGCTGTCTGGGACTACTTCCTAGAGCGCGTCCCCTGCCAGCCGCTCGGGGCCACCCCCACAGGCAGGTCACTCGACCTTCAGAAATTCTGATGAGGCCAGACAGGGTGAAGTGACCCCTCTCCCCAGTCGGCGCTGGAGAGCCCTAGCAAATACACGATTTGCTAACTGGGGAAGCCGCTCAATGTCTGGCTGTATTTCCCACGAAGGCCAAGGGCCCACCGCCATGGCCCTTTAAGAAACACGGGACCTAACTGACATGTACAGAATACCGCACTCAAAGAGAGCACAATACACACTCTTTTCAAGTGAATGTGGAACAGTCACTCAAGATAAACTACATTCTGGCCATAAAAGAAAATCTAACAAACTTAAAAGAGTTCAAGTCACACAGAATGTGTTCTCTGACGCTAATGGATTTACGCTAGAAATAATACAAAGGTACCTGGAAATAAAACATTGgattatatataattaatctaTGGGTCAAAAAGGAATGActaggaaaattagaaaatattttaaactcaataaaaaacatCAAAATCTGTGGGGTGCAGCTAAAGAGGTGCTCAGAAACGCAGACTCAAGTGTGTGTTAGaacacagaaaggagagagagcacaTGTCACTATAGCTGTAGTTCACACTGCCGATTGGTACATTTGAAAGGTGTTAAGAGTAaaatcctaagagttctcatcacaaggaaaaaacctttttttccttttctgtttctctctttttttttggaatttaTATTAGATAATGGATGTTAAAGTAACTACTGTGATAATCAATTCATAATAGATGAATGTCAATTCATTATACTGTACAACGTAaagagcagccctggccggtgtggctcagttggttgaaagctgtcccaggcaccaaaaggtcaccagtttgattccaggtc
This window encodes:
- the ARL8B gene encoding ADP-ribosylation factor-like protein 8B isoform X2, whose amino-acid sequence is MLALISRLLDWFRSLFWKEEMELTLVGLQYSGKTTFVNVIASGQFSEDMIPTVGFNMRKVTKGNVTIKIWDIGGQPRFRSMWERYCRGVNAIVYMIDAADREKIEASRNELHNLLDKPQLQGIPVLVLGNKRDLPNALDEKQLIEKMNLSAIQDREICCYSISCKEKDNIDITLQWLIQHSKSRRS
- the ARL8B gene encoding ADP-ribosylation factor-like protein 8B isoform X1, translating into MVPVLHSVSGERWNRFPGSLARNRGSGYSQRAKAPEGSSCLRNRHWSGLQFEPEEMVLDPRRRVAPCRDLTPHLAHQLWVHKTDKTTPQVSGQFSEDMIPTVGFNMRKVTKGNVTIKIWDIGGQPRFRSMWERYCRGVNAIVYMIDAADREKIEASRNELHNLLDKPQLQGIPVLVLGNKRDLPNALDEKQLIEKMNLSAIQDREICCYSISCKEKDNIDITLQWLIQHSKSRRS